One part of the Chryseobacterium sp. 7 genome encodes these proteins:
- a CDS encoding 2-isopropylmalate synthase, producing MSSDKIEIFDTTLRDGEQVPGCKLNTEQKLIIAEKLDGLGIDIIEAGFPISSPGDFESVSEISKLVKNATVCGLTRANKKDIDVAAEALKFAKKPRIHTGIGTSDSHIKYKFNSTREDIIERAADAVRYAKTYVEDVEFYAEDAGRTDNEYLARVCEAVIKAGATVLNIPDTTGYCLPEEYGQKIKYLRENVKGIEKAVLSCHCHNDLGLATANSIAGAINGARQIECTINGLGERAGNTALEEVVMILKQHKDLNLHTDVNSRMLNEMSLMVSDLMGMSVQPNKAIVGANAFAHSSGIHQDGVIKNRETYEIIDPAEVGVNASSIILTARSGRSALAYRFKHIGYEVTKNELDYLYQEFLKIADLKKEICNDDLSMMMDSFNRKIG from the coding sequence ATGAGTTCTGATAAAATTGAAATTTTTGATACCACGCTGAGAGATGGGGAGCAAGTCCCGGGATGCAAACTGAATACGGAACAAAAACTCATCATTGCAGAAAAACTCGATGGGCTGGGGATTGATATCATTGAAGCAGGATTCCCAATTTCAAGTCCGGGAGATTTTGAATCGGTTTCAGAAATTTCAAAACTGGTGAAAAATGCAACGGTATGCGGACTGACAAGAGCGAACAAAAAAGATATTGATGTAGCGGCTGAGGCATTGAAGTTTGCAAAAAAACCAAGAATCCACACCGGAATCGGGACTTCTGATTCTCATATTAAATACAAATTCAACTCAACCAGAGAAGATATTATTGAAAGAGCCGCAGATGCAGTAAGATATGCAAAAACGTATGTAGAAGACGTAGAATTTTACGCTGAAGACGCCGGAAGAACGGATAATGAATATCTGGCAAGAGTATGTGAAGCCGTTATCAAAGCTGGAGCAACTGTTCTGAATATTCCCGATACTACAGGATATTGTCTGCCGGAAGAATATGGCCAGAAAATAAAATATCTGCGAGAAAATGTAAAAGGAATTGAAAAAGCAGTCCTTTCATGCCATTGCCACAATGATCTTGGATTAGCTACAGCAAATTCTATTGCCGGAGCCATCAACGGAGCACGCCAGATTGAATGTACCATCAATGGATTAGGAGAAAGAGCAGGTAACACAGCATTGGAAGAAGTCGTCATGATTTTAAAACAGCATAAAGACCTGAATCTGCATACGGATGTAAATTCCAGAATGCTGAATGAAATGAGCCTAATGGTATCTGATCTGATGGGAATGTCCGTTCAGCCTAACAAAGCAATTGTAGGGGCTAACGCTTTTGCACACAGCTCAGGAATTCATCAGGACGGCGTGATTAAAAACAGGGAAACCTATGAAATCATTGATCCTGCAGAAGTAGGAGTGAATGCATCTTCCATTATTCTTACGGCCAGAAGCGGACGTTCAGCATTGGCTTACCGTTTCAAGCATATCGGTTATGAGGTGACTAAAAATGAGTTGGATTATCTGTATCAGGAGTTTTTGAAAATTGCTGACCTTAAAAAAGAAATATGCAACGATGACCTGAGCATGAT
- the infC gene encoding translation initiation factor IF-3, producing MINDKIRVRELRLVGDNVEPGIYPIDKARQIAAEQELDLVVISDKAEPFIARILEYKKFLYEQKKKQKELKAKQVKVVVKEIRFGPQTDDHDYEFKKKHAEKFLEEGSKLKTYVFFKGRSIIFKDQGEILLLKLAQELEHVGKVDQLPKLEGKRMIMMMSPKKPAK from the coding sequence TTGATCAACGATAAAATTCGTGTGAGAGAGCTTCGTTTGGTGGGCGATAACGTAGAGCCAGGAATTTATCCAATTGACAAAGCAAGACAAATTGCCGCAGAACAAGAATTGGATTTGGTAGTAATTTCTGATAAAGCAGAACCTTTTATTGCAAGAATATTAGAATACAAGAAATTCTTATATGAGCAAAAGAAAAAACAAAAGGAACTTAAAGCTAAGCAGGTAAAAGTAGTTGTAAAAGAGATTCGTTTCGGACCTCAGACAGATGACCACGATTACGAATTCAAAAAGAAGCATGCTGAAAAATTCCTTGAAGAAGGTTCTAAATTAAAGACCTACGTATTTTTTAAAGGACGTTCGATTATCTTTAAGGATCAGGGAGAGATTTTGCTTTTAAAACTTGCTCAGGAACTGGAGCATGTAGGTAAAGTAGACCAGCTTCCTAAACTTGAAGGAAAAAGGATGATTATGATGATGAGTCCTAAAAAACCAGCAAAATAA
- a CDS encoding dipeptidase: MNTINIDLHCDLLYYLLRPDAAIDDKEIGCSLPYLQEGNVKLQIMAMYAGTGANSTVYGLEQSKLFSNLIKNEDFFFFNHDNYQAPENKNRVGVLASIENASAFCDENQSLDSGFKNLETIIENVEKVFYIGITHHLENRFGGGNNATAGLKEDGKVLIDYIADRKIAIDLAHTSDQLAYDIFTYIEQKNYSIPILASHSNYRSVYKNNRNLPDELAKEVINRKGLIGLNFIKDYVDVNHPERIYEHIQYGLDLGGENSLAYGADYFYWKDHPDTSRHPFFFPEHADASAYVQINKEIEKRFSSRLLEKISHKNALDFIENMYK, encoded by the coding sequence ATGAATACTATAAATATTGATCTGCACTGCGATTTATTATATTATCTGCTAAGACCTGATGCAGCTATTGATGACAAAGAAATTGGCTGTTCACTGCCTTATTTACAGGAAGGAAATGTAAAACTTCAGATTATGGCAATGTATGCCGGAACAGGAGCAAACAGTACCGTTTATGGTTTGGAACAGAGTAAGTTGTTTTCAAACCTTATTAAAAATGAAGATTTTTTCTTTTTTAATCATGATAATTACCAGGCTCCGGAAAATAAAAATCGGGTAGGAGTTCTTGCTTCTATAGAGAATGCATCCGCTTTCTGTGATGAAAACCAAAGTCTGGATTCCGGATTTAAAAATCTGGAAACAATAATTGAGAATGTGGAGAAAGTCTTTTATATTGGGATTACGCATCATCTGGAAAACCGTTTTGGAGGCGGAAATAATGCAACAGCAGGTTTAAAAGAAGACGGAAAAGTACTGATAGATTATATTGCCGACAGAAAAATTGCCATTGATTTAGCACATACAAGTGATCAGCTGGCCTATGATATTTTCACCTATATTGAACAGAAAAATTACTCAATTCCTATTCTGGCAAGCCACTCCAACTACAGGTCTGTTTATAAAAATAACAGGAATCTTCCTGATGAACTTGCGAAGGAAGTGATTAACAGAAAGGGGTTAATTGGTCTTAATTTTATCAAAGACTATGTTGATGTCAATCATCCTGAAAGAATTTACGAACATATTCAATACGGTTTGGATCTTGGAGGAGAAAATAGTTTAGCATATGGAGCTGATTATTTTTACTGGAAAGATCATCCGGATACATCCCGTCATCCTTTTTTCTTCCCTGAACATGCCGATGCATCTGCTTATGTACAAATTAATAAAGAAATTGAAAAACGTTTTTCTTCCAGATTGTTAGAAAAGATCAGTCACAAAAATGCATTGGATTTCATAGAGAATATGTATAAATAA
- the thrS gene encoding threonine--tRNA ligase: MIKITLPDNSVKEFEGAVTPLDVAKSISEGLARNTISAIVNDQQVEITTPITTDSTVQLLTWNDDLGKKAFWHSSAHLLAQAILEFYPNAKLTIGPAIESGFYYDVDFGDESLSEKDFEKIEKKILENAKKGSTFSLYPVSKEDALKTYADNPYKVELISNLNDGEITFVTHDDFTDLCRGGHIPNTGIVKAVKILNAAGAYWRGNEKNPQLTRVYGISFPKQKDLTEYLERLEEAKRRDHRKLGKELGIFAFSEKVGAGLPLWLPKGTALRRKLENFLSDAQKKGGYEFVMSPHIGAKELYVTSGHWDKYGEDSFQPIKTPNEGEEFLLKPMNCPHHCEIYKTSQWSYRDLPKRYAEFGTVYRYEQSGELHGLTRVRGFTQDDAHLFCTPDQLSEEFEKVIDLTLYVFKSLGFEDFVTQVSLRDPENKQKYIGSDENWEKAESAIINAAQKKGLKTVVEYGEAAFYGPKLDFMVKDALGRKWQLGTIQVDYNLPERFDLHYIGNDNEKHRPVMIHRAPFGSMERFIAILLENTAGDFPLWLSPDQFIILPISEKYVDYSKKVSQFLENHDISGQIDDRNEKTGKKIRDAELNKIPFMLVVGENEEKEGTISVRRRGEGDLGVMKMEDFVAYFKKEAAI; encoded by the coding sequence ATGATAAAAATTACACTTCCAGACAATAGCGTCAAAGAATTCGAAGGAGCAGTGACTCCTCTAGATGTGGCAAAATCTATAAGCGAGGGATTGGCAAGAAACACCATCTCCGCAATTGTTAATGATCAACAAGTAGAAATCACCACACCTATAACCACGGATTCTACGGTACAGCTTTTGACCTGGAATGATGATCTTGGAAAGAAAGCTTTCTGGCATTCTTCTGCCCACCTTTTGGCGCAGGCAATCCTTGAGTTTTATCCTAATGCTAAGTTAACGATCGGTCCAGCTATTGAAAGCGGATTCTACTATGATGTAGATTTCGGGGATGAAAGCTTATCTGAAAAAGATTTTGAAAAGATTGAGAAAAAGATCTTAGAAAACGCGAAGAAAGGATCTACATTCTCTCTATATCCGGTTTCTAAAGAAGATGCTTTAAAAACATATGCAGACAACCCTTACAAAGTAGAATTGATCTCTAATCTTAATGATGGAGAAATCACTTTTGTAACGCACGATGACTTCACAGACTTATGTCGTGGTGGTCACATTCCTAACACAGGAATTGTAAAGGCTGTTAAAATATTAAATGCAGCAGGAGCTTACTGGAGAGGCAATGAAAAGAACCCTCAGCTGACAAGAGTGTATGGTATTTCTTTCCCTAAACAGAAAGATCTTACTGAATATCTTGAAAGATTAGAAGAAGCTAAAAGAAGAGACCACAGAAAATTAGGTAAAGAACTTGGAATTTTTGCATTCTCTGAAAAAGTGGGTGCAGGTTTACCACTTTGGCTGCCAAAAGGAACTGCTTTAAGAAGAAAATTGGAGAATTTCCTTTCTGATGCTCAGAAAAAAGGAGGTTATGAATTTGTAATGTCTCCACACATCGGGGCAAAAGAATTATATGTAACTTCAGGACACTGGGATAAATATGGGGAAGACAGCTTCCAGCCGATTAAAACTCCGAACGAAGGAGAAGAATTCTTGCTGAAGCCAATGAACTGTCCCCACCACTGTGAAATTTATAAAACTTCACAATGGAGCTACAGAGATTTGCCAAAAAGATATGCAGAGTTTGGTACAGTATACAGATATGAGCAAAGTGGAGAGCTTCACGGATTAACAAGAGTTCGTGGATTTACTCAGGATGATGCTCACCTTTTCTGTACTCCGGATCAGCTTTCTGAAGAATTTGAAAAAGTAATTGACCTTACGCTTTATGTATTCAAATCTTTAGGTTTTGAAGATTTTGTAACTCAGGTTTCTTTGAGAGATCCCGAAAACAAACAAAAGTATATCGGTTCTGATGAGAATTGGGAGAAAGCAGAAAGTGCGATCATCAATGCAGCTCAGAAAAAAGGTTTAAAAACGGTAGTTGAATACGGAGAAGCCGCATTCTATGGTCCTAAGCTTGACTTCATGGTGAAAGATGCTTTAGGAAGAAAATGGCAGCTGGGAACTATCCAGGTAGATTATAACCTTCCGGAGAGATTTGATCTTCATTATATCGGAAATGATAATGAAAAACACAGACCGGTAATGATCCACAGGGCACCATTCGGTTCTATGGAGCGTTTCATCGCTATTTTGCTGGAGAACACTGCTGGTGATTTCCCATTATGGCTGAGCCCGGATCAGTTTATTATTCTACCGATCAGTGAAAAATATGTAGATTATTCAAAAAAAGTTTCACAATTTTTGGAAAATCACGATATTAGCGGTCAGATTGACGACAGAAACGAGAAGACAGGTAAAAAGATCCGTGATGCAGAATTAAACAAGATTCCTTTCATGCTTGTTGTAGGAGAAAATGAAGAAAAAGAAGGCACTATTTCTGTAAGAAGACGTGGTGAAGGAGATCTTGGAGTGATGAAGATGGAGGATTTCGTTGCTTACTTCAAAAAAGAAGCAGCCATATAA